The following are from one region of the Arthrobacter sp. TMP15 genome:
- a CDS encoding WhiB family transcriptional regulator — MDWRSRAACLDKDPELFFPVGNTGPALLQIEEAKSVCRRCPVIDTCLKWAIESGQDAGVWGGLSEDERRAMKRRAARARRAS, encoded by the coding sequence ATGGACTGGCGTAGTCGCGCAGCCTGCCTCGACAAGGACCCGGAGCTGTTTTTCCCTGTGGGAAACACTGGCCCGGCCTTGCTACAAATCGAGGAAGCAAAGAGCGTATGCCGTCGCTGTCCCGTGATTGACACCTGCTTGAAGTGGGCCATTGAATCAGGACAAGACGCAGGAGTTTGGGGTGGCTTGAGCGAGGATGAACGCCGCGCCATGAAGCGTCGTGCAGCCCGCGCCCGTCGCGCCAGCTAG
- a CDS encoding PAS domain-containing sensor histidine kinase, giving the protein MAVFADMIRDSSGLGPGDAEWLHLLVGDWQMIADLSFADLVLWFPSNNHEGYVALAHVRPSTSHTMFHADFVGERIQPLLEPLVQLAWKSQNIERSHETKVWHADMAMRVEAIPMVRNGRTLAVITTHMDLSSSRMPSRLELTYRQCAYDLLKMGTLGLWPDFASPTGSRRGAPRVGDGLLRLDVDGIVQYASPNGVSAFRRLGDGESLEGRSLAEVTTGLLKDRRMVDETLPLVVTGRMPWRTEIESRGVSLSLRAIPLRDATERFGALVLCRDVSELRRREQELVSKDATIREIHHRVKNNLQTVSALLRMQSRRMQSEEGKQGLEQAMRRVSTIALVHETLSQGLAQNVDFDELIDRQFRLSAEVASPSQRVRTEKEGAFEELPSDFATPLALVINELVANAVEHGLQDREGTVWLNARRYKNESNDDALTVTIADDGVGLPEGNITEGLGLQIVRTLVTSELGGTIEWSPREGGGTVVELQMALISRH; this is encoded by the coding sequence ATGGCAGTCTTTGCCGACATGATCAGAGATAGCTCAGGGCTGGGCCCGGGCGATGCCGAATGGCTGCATTTACTGGTCGGTGATTGGCAGATGATCGCTGATTTATCCTTCGCGGACCTGGTCTTATGGTTCCCATCAAACAACCACGAAGGCTATGTGGCCCTGGCCCATGTACGCCCCTCTACCTCCCACACCATGTTTCATGCGGACTTTGTGGGGGAGCGGATCCAACCGCTGCTTGAGCCGCTGGTTCAGCTGGCATGGAAAAGCCAGAACATTGAACGCTCACATGAAACGAAGGTCTGGCACGCGGACATGGCTATGCGCGTTGAGGCCATCCCTATGGTCCGCAACGGGCGCACACTGGCTGTGATCACCACACACATGGACCTGTCCAGTTCACGTATGCCCTCAAGACTTGAATTGACCTACCGCCAATGTGCCTACGATCTACTGAAGATGGGCACTTTGGGACTGTGGCCAGATTTTGCCTCGCCCACGGGTTCCAGGCGCGGTGCTCCTCGTGTGGGTGACGGGTTGCTGCGTCTTGACGTTGATGGGATTGTTCAGTACGCAAGCCCCAATGGTGTCTCAGCCTTCCGTCGGCTAGGTGACGGGGAATCATTAGAAGGTCGTTCACTAGCGGAGGTGACCACCGGCCTGCTTAAGGACCGGCGAATGGTGGATGAAACGTTGCCGCTGGTTGTCACAGGACGAATGCCGTGGCGTACCGAGATTGAGTCGCGAGGAGTAAGTCTTTCTCTGCGCGCCATTCCGTTGCGAGATGCTACCGAGCGGTTTGGCGCCTTGGTTTTGTGCCGCGACGTTTCTGAACTTCGCCGCAGGGAACAGGAGCTGGTGTCAAAGGACGCCACCATCCGCGAAATCCACCACAGAGTCAAAAATAATCTTCAGACCGTGTCAGCTCTTTTGCGTATGCAGTCCCGGCGCATGCAAAGCGAAGAAGGCAAACAGGGCCTGGAGCAGGCCATGCGTCGAGTCTCAACGATTGCCTTGGTCCACGAAACCCTCTCTCAGGGCCTGGCTCAAAACGTTGACTTTGATGAGCTCATTGACAGGCAGTTCAGATTGTCAGCCGAGGTGGCTTCGCCGTCACAGCGTGTACGTACTGAAAAAGAGGGTGCATTTGAGGAGCTGCCCAGCGATTTCGCTACTCCGCTGGCGCTTGTCATCAATGAACTCGTGGCCAATGCTGTTGAACATGGCCTGCAGGACCGCGAAGGGACAGTGTGGCTCAACGCGCGTAGGTATAAGAACGAATCAAATGATGACGCATTGACCGTGACCATAGCTGACGACGGTGTGGGCCTACCTGAAGGAAACATTACCGAGGGGCTGGGGCTGCAGATTGTGCGGACACTTGTTACCAGTGAATTGGGCGGCACCATTGAATGGTCACCTCGGGAGGGAGGCGGCACGGTGGTTGAGCTACAGATGGCGCTGATCAGTCGGCATTAA
- a CDS encoding NAD-glutamate dehydrogenase: protein MSLHSPSHQPVRDQSRYGGQSFLNDYFVQLSDEDAARYDPELLSARAFAHQELAAKRTSGQAKVLIHDEPDASVVYIITDDMPFLVDSVSAELLRQKLAIHLVTHPVFVVARDKGSNELTSVTKVPSHAGVASGDTSAMPNISHLLGDGDNSAFLESWIAVEISKISEPAKEELLAGLEKVLANVRAAVEDWPAMREKALSRAEILATALAGESLVDLREAEDLLHWMEADNFTFLGYREYDLDKRDGEDVLVNREGSGLGLLRDGSSHPTVQHLTTTGRRKAREKRVLVITKANSRSTVHRGAYLDYIGVKSFDSQGNVNGEQRFIGLFSSAVYTGSVRNIPVVREKVDAVLRHFGFPPNSHSGKDLFAVLETYPRDELFQIEVADLIEIANGILRLAERRRTRLFLRPDIYGRFMSALVYIPRDRYTTAVRHRIEEELTRTFNASSIDFEARMSESALARLFFRIRLSKDYRVPADLHVAELEQRLVRAARSWPEGIAKVLRDSEHLEVAERLVEKWSEAFPPSYRVDFEVEDALVDITRFENFDAQYKSAIEAGLAPEKCAPGMHVYLPAGTGLDEDARVKLYMAHPKSLSKILPFFHNLGIEVLEERPFEVETADKRDFFLYDLGLKYPAGVDPIATAGLLTQAFAAAITGLSESDNFDRLVLTEGMHWRQVVILRAYAKYLRQMGNTNSYGFIADTLLHNVAVTRALVELFEARFDPAVEDADRSALQAEVHGRLDEALESVPTLDADRVLRTFANLVDSTLRTNYYRDRDYLSIKFDPSAIEGLPAPRPMFEIWVYSPRVEGTHLRFGKVARGGLRWSDRREDFRTEVLGLVKAQTVKNAVIVPTGAKGGFFAKALPNPAVDRGAWITEGKESYKTFIRGLLDVTDNLVVTAEGEVVVPPENVVRHDEDDIYMVVAADKGTASFSDTANAISADYNFWLGDAFASGGSVGYDHKAMGITARGAWESVKRHFSEFDLDTQTQEFTAVGVGDMSGDVFGNGLLRTRHVRLVAAFDHRDIFLDPTPAAGASFDERQRLYNLPRSSWQDYNKDLISAGGGVYSRTLKSIPISPEVCASLGLPEGTVKLSPPELLRAVLLAPTDLLYNGGIGTYIKASTESHVSVGDKTNDAIRVDGADLRVKIIGEGGNLGMTQHGRVEAALHGVILNTDAIDNSAGVDCSDHEVNIKIFVDRMVAAGKLDPAERTEFLMSMTDEIGHLVLEDNIAQNILLLNDRQRVVEWSPSYERFMDWLEEHADLNRELEALPSNAELQERLSAGQGLTSPELAVLLAYAKMELATALSDSDLANDPWFKSTLRRYFPAAVAERFDAELDTHPLRKEIIATVVANDMVNVGGITFAFRVMEESSANELVVAKAFVALHEIFDFASMNAALRELPPAFPTEQWCTVHLDMRRLLDRSVRWLVNEGIGQQSVEDLVNRFKPVVGALGTHMGDFFQGVDVERVATWTSRAASFEMPDALGSRWAELFETYPLLDVAKVSEALSETQENVASVYYALYNRYGVDALLERITALPRNDRWQALARAALRDDLYATTADMTRNVMESTEKGMSTPERIEVWEKANEEQLARAVRMFAEVNELEQDDMASLSVALRLLRSIVRR, encoded by the coding sequence ATGTCATTGCACTCACCCAGCCATCAACCTGTACGGGACCAGAGCCGTTATGGTGGCCAGTCGTTCCTGAATGACTACTTTGTGCAACTATCCGATGAGGATGCTGCTCGCTACGATCCCGAACTCCTCAGCGCACGGGCGTTTGCCCACCAGGAGCTCGCAGCCAAGCGCACGTCAGGCCAGGCTAAGGTCCTCATCCACGATGAACCGGATGCCAGCGTTGTTTATATCATCACCGATGACATGCCGTTCCTTGTTGACTCCGTCAGCGCAGAACTCTTGCGACAGAAACTTGCCATCCACCTCGTGACTCACCCTGTCTTTGTCGTTGCCCGCGATAAGGGAAGCAATGAGCTTACCTCTGTAACAAAAGTTCCTTCCCACGCGGGAGTTGCCAGCGGCGATACCTCTGCGATGCCAAACATCTCCCACCTCCTTGGAGACGGTGACAATAGTGCTTTCCTAGAATCTTGGATTGCCGTTGAAATTTCCAAGATCAGCGAGCCCGCCAAGGAGGAACTTCTTGCCGGACTCGAGAAGGTACTAGCAAACGTCCGCGCCGCCGTTGAAGACTGGCCGGCCATGCGAGAGAAGGCTCTGAGCCGAGCCGAAATTTTGGCCACCGCCTTGGCCGGAGAGTCCCTGGTGGACCTCCGTGAAGCCGAAGATCTCCTGCATTGGATGGAGGCAGATAACTTCACCTTTCTTGGTTACCGTGAATACGACCTGGATAAGCGAGACGGCGAAGACGTGTTGGTCAACCGTGAAGGAAGCGGCCTAGGGCTCCTGCGCGACGGTTCGAGTCACCCCACAGTCCAGCACCTAACAACCACTGGTCGACGCAAGGCGCGTGAGAAGCGCGTGCTGGTTATCACCAAGGCCAACTCTCGCTCCACAGTGCATCGCGGTGCCTACCTTGATTACATTGGAGTTAAGTCCTTTGACTCCCAAGGCAATGTCAATGGCGAGCAACGCTTTATTGGGCTCTTCTCCTCAGCCGTTTACACCGGTTCGGTACGCAACATCCCTGTTGTGCGAGAAAAAGTCGACGCCGTTTTGCGTCACTTTGGGTTCCCGCCCAACTCACACTCGGGCAAGGACCTGTTTGCAGTTCTTGAGACCTACCCGCGCGATGAGCTGTTCCAAATTGAGGTTGCTGACCTGATCGAGATTGCCAACGGCATCCTGCGGCTGGCCGAACGCCGTCGCACAAGGTTGTTCCTGCGTCCCGATATCTACGGGCGCTTTATGTCCGCTTTGGTGTACATTCCTCGTGACCGCTACACAACAGCTGTGCGCCACCGGATTGAGGAGGAGCTCACCCGCACCTTCAACGCCAGTTCGATCGACTTTGAAGCTCGTATGAGTGAATCGGCACTAGCCCGCTTGTTCTTCCGTATCCGTCTGTCCAAGGACTACAGGGTTCCGGCCGATCTTCACGTAGCCGAGCTGGAACAGCGCCTGGTTCGTGCAGCCCGGTCATGGCCCGAAGGCATTGCCAAGGTACTGCGTGATTCCGAGCATCTCGAGGTCGCCGAACGCTTGGTCGAGAAGTGGTCCGAAGCATTTCCGCCAAGCTACAGGGTCGATTTTGAGGTCGAGGATGCATTAGTTGACATCACTCGCTTTGAGAACTTTGACGCCCAGTACAAGAGCGCCATTGAAGCCGGCCTAGCCCCGGAGAAGTGCGCACCGGGCATGCATGTTTACCTGCCTGCCGGGACTGGTCTGGACGAGGACGCTCGAGTCAAGTTATATATGGCTCATCCGAAAAGTCTCAGCAAAATCCTGCCGTTCTTCCACAACCTTGGCATTGAAGTCCTTGAAGAGCGGCCCTTCGAAGTTGAAACCGCGGATAAACGCGATTTCTTCCTCTACGACCTGGGCCTGAAATACCCTGCCGGTGTTGATCCAATAGCCACGGCAGGACTGCTCACGCAGGCCTTCGCCGCAGCCATCACAGGACTGAGCGAGTCGGATAACTTTGACCGCCTGGTTCTCACGGAGGGGATGCACTGGCGCCAAGTCGTCATCCTGCGCGCATACGCCAAGTACCTGCGCCAAATGGGCAATACCAACTCCTATGGATTCATTGCTGACACCTTATTGCACAACGTGGCCGTCACTCGTGCGCTCGTTGAACTATTTGAGGCACGTTTCGACCCCGCTGTTGAGGACGCTGATCGCTCCGCGTTGCAGGCCGAAGTTCATGGCCGCCTGGACGAAGCGCTGGAAAGCGTTCCTACCCTGGATGCGGACAGGGTTCTGCGGACCTTTGCCAACCTTGTTGATTCAACGCTGCGGACCAACTACTACCGCGACCGCGACTACCTGAGCATCAAATTTGACCCGTCAGCCATCGAAGGACTGCCGGCACCACGGCCCATGTTTGAAATCTGGGTTTACTCACCTCGCGTGGAAGGTACACACTTGCGCTTTGGCAAGGTTGCCCGTGGCGGGCTGCGCTGGTCAGATCGTCGGGAAGACTTCCGCACGGAAGTACTGGGGCTAGTGAAAGCACAGACAGTGAAGAATGCTGTCATTGTTCCCACCGGAGCTAAGGGAGGCTTCTTTGCCAAGGCACTCCCCAACCCAGCTGTTGATCGTGGGGCCTGGATAACAGAGGGCAAGGAAAGCTACAAGACATTCATCCGCGGGTTACTTGACGTCACCGATAACTTGGTTGTCACCGCCGAGGGCGAAGTGGTTGTTCCCCCGGAAAACGTGGTCCGCCACGACGAGGATGACATCTACATGGTGGTAGCGGCCGATAAGGGAACGGCCTCGTTCTCCGATACTGCGAACGCCATCTCTGCAGATTACAACTTCTGGCTTGGCGACGCGTTCGCCTCGGGCGGCTCCGTTGGTTATGACCATAAGGCCATGGGCATCACCGCTCGCGGTGCGTGGGAATCGGTGAAACGCCACTTTAGCGAGTTCGATCTGGACACCCAAACTCAGGAGTTCACGGCAGTTGGCGTGGGGGACATGTCAGGAGACGTGTTTGGCAACGGTCTGCTTCGCACCCGTCACGTACGCTTGGTTGCGGCCTTTGACCACAGAGACATTTTCCTTGACCCCACCCCTGCAGCGGGTGCTTCCTTTGACGAGCGTCAGCGGTTGTATAACTTGCCGCGTTCATCGTGGCAGGACTACAACAAGGACCTCATCAGTGCAGGTGGCGGCGTTTACTCACGCACGCTCAAGTCAATCCCCATTTCCCCTGAAGTGTGCGCCTCTCTTGGACTACCCGAGGGAACTGTGAAACTCAGCCCACCAGAGTTGCTTCGCGCAGTGCTCCTGGCACCCACTGATCTGCTGTACAACGGCGGCATCGGCACCTACATCAAGGCAAGCACTGAAAGCCATGTGTCAGTGGGAGATAAAACCAATGACGCTATCCGTGTTGACGGCGCCGACCTGCGTGTGAAGATCATCGGTGAAGGTGGAAACCTTGGCATGACCCAGCACGGCCGCGTAGAGGCAGCCCTTCACGGGGTCATCCTAAACACTGATGCCATCGATAACTCGGCCGGGGTTGACTGTTCAGACCATGAAGTGAACATCAAGATCTTTGTTGACCGGATGGTAGCGGCAGGAAAGCTGGATCCCGCTGAGCGCACCGAGTTCCTCATGTCCATGACCGATGAAATTGGACATCTGGTTCTGGAAGATAACATCGCGCAGAATATTTTGTTGCTCAACGACCGCCAGCGTGTTGTTGAATGGAGCCCCAGCTACGAACGATTCATGGACTGGTTGGAAGAACATGCCGACTTGAACCGTGAACTTGAGGCGCTACCAAGCAACGCAGAGTTGCAGGAGCGCTTGAGCGCCGGGCAGGGACTAACCTCCCCTGAGCTGGCAGTCCTGCTCGCCTACGCCAAGATGGAACTGGCAACGGCTCTTAGTGATAGTGACCTCGCCAATGACCCTTGGTTCAAATCAACGCTGCGTCGTTATTTCCCAGCAGCAGTAGCCGAGCGCTTTGACGCGGAGCTGGACACCCATCCGCTGCGCAAGGAGATTATTGCAACGGTAGTGGCAAACGACATGGTCAATGTTGGTGGCATCACTTTTGCCTTCCGTGTCATGGAGGAGTCCTCAGCCAATGAGCTTGTAGTAGCCAAGGCCTTTGTTGCGCTGCATGAAATCTTTGACTTCGCCTCGATGAATGCAGCGTTGCGTGAACTGCCGCCGGCCTTCCCGACTGAGCAGTGGTGCACAGTTCATCTGGATATGCGCCGCTTACTTGACCGCTCCGTGCGGTGGCTGGTGAACGAAGGCATTGGGCAGCAGAGCGTTGAAGACCTGGTCAACCGTTTCAAGCCGGTTGTGGGTGCCTTGGGCACGCACATGGGCGACTTCTTCCAAGGCGTTGACGTGGAACGGGTTGCAACGTGGACTAGCCGGGCTGCATCCTTTGAGATGCCGGATGCGTTGGGTAGCCGCTGGGCTGAATTGTTCGAGACGTACCCGCTGCTGGATGTGGCAAAGGTGAGTGAGGCGCTATCCGAAACGCAGGAAAACGTGGCCAGTGTCTACTACGCCCTGTACAACCGCTACGGAGTGGATGCCTTGCTTGAACGCATCACGGCGCTTCCGCGCAATGATAGGTGGCAAGCGCTGGCTCGTGCGGCACTGCGTGATGATCTGTATGCGACAACCGCTGACATGACACGCAACGTCATGGAAAGCACCGAAAAGGGAATGTCCACGCCGGAGCGAATTGAGGTGTGGGAGAAAGCCAATGAGGAACAGTTGGCCCGTGCCGTTCGGATGTTTGCGGAGGTAAACGAGCTTGAACAAGATGATATGGCTTCTTTGTCTGTAGCATTGAGGCTCTTGCGTTCAATAGTGCGGCGCTAG
- a CDS encoding chromosome partitioning protein: MSVITVVAVGDTAGGVIDELMKQHHELRIVRRCPELVELLAACQSGLAQVAVVAAFSSELSATLVDRLTAVGVSIVAVALSSEEAQRLRSIGATVVTEQVTAQELLTVVHSALEGRKHPGYSGFSVPAQVTALAPQQDLGSQLPFPTAPPGAVLDAEPASGAVHHAGEVPSGSPENAAAETRKVEKKSSAAKRLRPGHGGAEPRGGATRGGAIVEQVRDATEVKQHKLRRRKATIVQGPPEQGSGPGALVAVWGPIGSPGRTTISINLAAEQAASGRQVMLIDADSYGASVAAALGLLDEAASFAHACRAADQGSLTLADLAKTATQVVFHGGTFSLLTGLTRADRWPELRAAAVARVLRLACELWDLVIVDCGFSLENDEELSYDTVAPRRNAATLTVLGQADLVYAVGNSDPIGIPRLIRGLSELAQNYPAVEVRVVANKVRRKAVGGNPEKSLAQAWERFGPAQSIKHFLPWDPELTDKALLEGRLLQEIAAEAPLRLAIADMDCAADQRMLKIAVAKATARVEYQG; this comes from the coding sequence CATTGATGAACTGATGAAACAGCACCATGAGCTGCGGATAGTGCGGCGTTGTCCAGAGTTGGTGGAGCTTCTTGCCGCCTGCCAAAGTGGCCTGGCGCAAGTAGCGGTTGTAGCCGCGTTCTCCAGCGAACTTTCGGCAACACTTGTTGACCGGCTCACGGCAGTGGGGGTCAGTATTGTCGCTGTGGCCCTCTCATCGGAAGAGGCTCAACGCTTGCGTAGCATAGGGGCCACGGTCGTCACCGAACAGGTCACGGCCCAGGAACTGCTGACGGTTGTTCACAGTGCCCTTGAGGGACGTAAGCATCCCGGGTACTCGGGATTTTCTGTTCCGGCACAGGTAACCGCACTGGCTCCCCAACAGGATTTAGGCTCTCAGCTACCGTTCCCCACGGCCCCACCCGGAGCCGTACTTGACGCTGAACCTGCCAGCGGCGCTGTTCACCACGCCGGCGAGGTCCCGAGCGGCAGCCCGGAAAATGCCGCGGCAGAGACAAGAAAAGTAGAGAAAAAGTCTTCGGCGGCCAAGCGCCTGCGTCCTGGACATGGCGGTGCGGAGCCGCGCGGTGGAGCCACACGCGGTGGAGCCATTGTGGAGCAAGTCAGAGACGCCACCGAAGTAAAGCAACACAAATTGAGGCGGCGGAAAGCAACAATTGTGCAAGGACCGCCGGAGCAGGGTTCCGGCCCTGGGGCACTGGTCGCCGTGTGGGGTCCCATTGGATCTCCCGGCCGGACAACTATCTCCATCAACCTTGCAGCCGAACAGGCTGCTTCGGGACGGCAAGTGATGCTGATTGATGCGGACAGCTACGGGGCGAGCGTTGCAGCGGCCCTGGGACTGCTGGATGAGGCCGCGTCCTTCGCCCACGCCTGCCGCGCGGCTGACCAAGGGAGCCTGACCCTGGCAGACTTGGCTAAAACGGCAACACAGGTGGTGTTTCACGGAGGTACCTTCTCACTGCTGACGGGGCTGACCCGGGCTGATAGGTGGCCGGAATTGCGGGCAGCAGCGGTGGCTCGTGTTCTGAGGTTGGCCTGCGAACTCTGGGACCTGGTCATTGTAGATTGTGGTTTCTCGCTGGAAAATGACGAGGAGCTTAGCTATGACACTGTGGCTCCGAGGCGTAATGCGGCCACTTTGACGGTCTTGGGGCAGGCGGATCTGGTCTATGCGGTGGGCAACAGCGATCCCATTGGAATTCCGCGGCTCATCCGCGGGCTGAGCGAACTAGCGCAAAATTATCCGGCCGTTGAGGTGCGTGTTGTGGCTAATAAGGTGCGGCGCAAAGCGGTGGGTGGGAATCCAGAGAAGTCGTTGGCTCAAGCGTGGGAACGTTTTGGTCCAGCCCAGAGCATCAAGCATTTTCTGCCATGGGATCCTGAACTCACGGACAAAGCACTTCTTGAGGGCCGTCTTTTACAAGAGATCGCCGCAGAAGCGCCCTTGCGTCTCGCCATTGCCGACATGGATTGTGCAGCTGACCAACGAATGTTGAAAATTGCTGTAGCAAAAGCCACAGCAAGGGTTGAATATCAGGGCTAG